From one Candidatus Bathyarchaeia archaeon genomic stretch:
- a CDS encoding SDR family NAD(P)-dependent oxidoreductase translates to MSKALVTGGAGFIGSHLVGRLMEDDFEVVVLDNLFTGSLNNIREYFGSPHLHLIRGDIRKKTDVRKAVKDVDYVFHLAAIANIDLSLKKPKLVNDVNVNGTLNLLEECLNSNVEKFIFASSCAVYGEPAYIPIDENHPVNPLSPYGASKAAAEHYCKVFYSAYGLKTVILRLFNVYGPRQERSPYCGVIAKFINVLRNGKAPIIFGDGEQTRDFIYISDVVSALMLALKNKSCSGMIFNIGSGLETSINEVADKLIKMFGLDVKPIHINARVEDIRRSCANINRAMNILGFKVNVSLDVGLEICVREVQRSMGD, encoded by the coding sequence TTGTCTAAGGCTTTAGTAACTGGCGGCGCTGGTTTTATTGGAAGCCACCTAGTGGGAAGGTTGATGGAGGACGATTTTGAGGTTGTTGTTTTGGATAACCTGTTTACTGGCAGTCTTAATAATATCCGTGAATATTTTGGGAGTCCGCATCTACATCTCATTAGGGGCGATATTAGAAAAAAGACCGATGTAAGAAAAGCCGTTAAAGATGTGGATTATGTCTTTCATTTGGCGGCGATAGCCAACATTGACCTATCACTAAAGAAGCCTAAGTTAGTTAATGACGTTAATGTAAATGGGACTCTGAATCTTCTGGAAGAGTGTTTAAATTCTAATGTTGAAAAGTTCATTTTCGCTTCCTCATGCGCTGTTTACGGTGAGCCAGCATACATACCTATCGATGAGAACCATCCAGTAAATCCTCTATCCCCTTATGGTGCTAGTAAGGCTGCCGCTGAGCACTACTGCAAAGTGTTCTATAGCGCTTATGGGTTGAAGACTGTTATCTTAAGGCTCTTCAACGTTTATGGCCCTAGACAGGAAAGGAGCCCCTATTGTGGTGTCATAGCCAAGTTTATAAACGTTCTAAGAAATGGTAAGGCACCGATCATATTTGGTGATGGTGAGCAGACAAGAGACTTCATATATATTAGCGATGTTGTTAGTGCCTTAATGCTAGCCTTGAAAAATAAGTCATGTTCTGGTATGATCTTTAATATTGGCTCCGGTTTAGAGACTAGTATAAATGAGGTTGCTGATAAACTCATTAAGATGTTCGGTTTAGATGTTAAGCCGATTCACATTAATGCTAGGGTCGAGGATATAAGGCGTAGCTGCGCAAACATTAATAGAGCCATGAATATTCTAGGATTTAAGGTGAATGTATCTCTAGATGTGGGCTTAGAGATATGTGTTAGAGAGGTTCAGCGATCGATGGGGGATTAA
- a CDS encoding glycosyltransferase, giving the protein MAKNVLILAGGGGHTGYGYALAQNLYGRANLTFLAPEGDTLSHKRLSKFGEVYPLIKPRGPKTPHHEFIPRLIRAFPEASKHISGDYDVVVSTGSNFCIPPSILAWLRGIPVVNIESSVRFIKPSKTAFLLQPISALTALQWEEQKNILRGVVVGPLIPKPEVEPRNEGYILVTGGTEGHRLLFNVIARSNLKNVVMQTGKVNPEPYRRIHPEWKIIDYSTEFHKLIAGADVIVTHFGMTVLEALVYRKPTVIVPNPEWTRAATPEDAKHYARKVNAVIITEITLEKILNAIEEAKEKDQPKLPDGAKNLANIILREIN; this is encoded by the coding sequence GTGGCTAAGAATGTGCTTATATTGGCTGGCGGAGGCGGGCATACTGGATACGGGTATGCATTAGCCCAGAATCTTTATGGAAGAGCTAACCTAACATTCCTAGCGCCTGAAGGAGACACCCTAAGCCATAAGAGACTAAGCAAGTTTGGTGAAGTTTATCCATTAATAAAGCCTAGGGGTCCTAAGACCCCGCATCACGAGTTTATACCTAGACTTATTAGGGCTTTCCCAGAAGCCTCAAAGCATATTTCAGGAGACTATGATGTTGTTGTAAGCACTGGAAGCAATTTCTGTATTCCACCCTCAATCCTAGCTTGGCTGAGGGGTATACCGGTCGTTAATATTGAGAGCTCAGTCCGATTCATAAAACCATCTAAAACAGCCTTCCTACTCCAGCCTATATCGGCGCTGACAGCCCTACAGTGGGAGGAGCAGAAGAACATACTAAGGGGCGTTGTTGTCGGACCATTAATACCTAAACCTGAGGTTGAACCTAGAAACGAAGGATACATTTTAGTAACAGGTGGAACCGAGGGGCATAGACTGCTCTTCAATGTTATTGCGAGGAGTAACCTAAAAAATGTTGTTATGCAAACTGGCAAAGTAAACCCGGAGCCATATAGGAGAATTCATCCAGAGTGGAAAATAATAGATTACTCAACAGAATTCCATAAATTAATAGCTGGCGCAGATGTTATCGTAACACACTTCGGAATGACGGTTCTAGAGGCATTAGTCTATAGAAAGCCAACAGTGATAGTCCCAAACCCAGAATGGACAAGAGCAGCCACCCCAGAAGATGCAAAACATTACGCGAGAAAAGTAAACGCAGTAATAATAACAGAGATAACATTAGAAAAAATACTAAACGCGATAGAAGAAGCAAAAGAAAAAGATCAACCGAAACTGCCGGATGGAGCAAAAAACCTAGCAAACATTATTCTGAGGGAAATAAATTAA
- a CDS encoding DNA-directed RNA polymerase subunit P has protein sequence MAGEEEQVILYQCVKCGAIIKSTELELGIRCPYCRYRVLRKIRPPVVKRVLAR, from the coding sequence TTGGCTGGTGAGGAAGAACAAGTCATATTATATCAATGCGTTAAATGCGGAGCTATAATTAAATCAACAGAGCTCGAGCTGGGCATAAGATGCCCATACTGCCGGTATAGGGTTTTAAGAAAGATCAGACCACCCGTTGTTAAAAGGGTTCTGGCAAGATAA